A stretch of Oncorhynchus mykiss isolate Arlee chromosome 12, USDA_OmykA_1.1, whole genome shotgun sequence DNA encodes these proteins:
- the LOC118937851 gene encoding uncharacterized protein LOC118937851 translates to MQRQNQRGITETFFRGEHQSIETLKMETPLSCRRLISKDIPLYPKADRAEFHVDTVCHVTTPTGLTGIMDLSGFTAGQTGGFTWWALHITEGEIEAAENRFIEKEQLSFDPTTGEEQRHNPFLKEFTTSPVFQKGSRYGNFKFTFPLEDLMQMYTEQICEGEKPVLRVFETVVYKQEIMYVVVVHGPDVTEFDEYPLLADENDKAICIYKDGQIVWRAEAICETHTKKLIINRESGTVETEELGRGFEYFMWDNVTLAFHLPADRTLQVEEGVLKERLHACEGIRPFLQGEFLTLEEAEEVVNAIKNSIQGQC, encoded by the coding sequence ATGCAGCGACAAAACCAAAGAGGAATAACGGAGACCTTTTTCCGCGGGGAGCATCAGAGTATAGAAACCTTGAAAATGGAGACCCCACTAAGTTGTAGACGTCTTATTTCAAAAGACATTCCACTGTACCCCAAAGCTGATAGAGCGGAATTTCACGTGGACACAGTCTGTCATGTAACCACTCCAACAGGCCTGACAGGAATCATGGATCTGAGTGGATTTACAGCAGGGCAAACAGGGGGTTTCACATGGTGGGCTCTTCACATTACAGAAGGGGAAATTGAGGCAGCAGAGAATCGCTTCATTGAAAAGGAACAGCTTTCCTTTGACCCAACAACGGGTGAAGAACAAAGACACAATCCATTCCTGAAGGAATTCACCACCTCCCCTGTCTTCCAAAAGGGATCTCGGTACGGGAACTTTAAGTTTACCTTCCCCTTGGAGGATCTCATGCAGATGTACACAGAGCAGATCTGTGAGGGAGAGAAGCCTGTCCTGAGAGTCTTTGAAACCGTGGTTTACAAGCAGGAGATCATGTACGTTGTGGTTGTCCACGGTCCAGATGTGACAGAGTTTGATGAGTACCCACTTCTTGCTGATGAGAATGATAAGGCAATATGCATTTATAAAGATGGTCAAATTGTCTGGCGTGCAGAAGCAATATGTGAAACCCATACAAAGAAGCtgatcatcaacagagagagtggAACAGTTGAAACAGAAGAACTTGGACGTGGTTTTGAGTATTTCATGTGGGACAATGTGACCCTGGCATTCCATCTGCCAGCTGACCGCACCCTCCAAGTTGAAGAGGGAGTATTAAAGGAGAGACTCCATGCATGTGAGGGTATCAGACCTTTTCTCCAGGGTGAGTTTTTAACACTAGAGGAAGCAGAAGAAGTAGTGAATGCCATAAAGAACTCTATACagggacagtgctag